Genomic DNA from Flavobacterium sp. N502540:
GGTTTTAACCGGAATGGTGCGTTATAACGAATTAAATGTAGGTGATCCGCTAGCATTTGTATTTGAAAAATTAGATTTAAAATGGATGTCCGGAATCATTGCCGTAAGTGCTGTAGTAGCGATGGCCAGTGTTTTGCTGGTTTTTCAAATGGGACAGCCTCGTATCTGGATGAGTATGAGCCGTGACGGATTGTTGCCAAAACGTTTCTCCAGAGTACATCCAAAATTTAAAACGCCTTCTTATGCAACTATCGTAACCGGTTTTGTGGTTGCAGTACCCGCGTTATTCTTAAATCTTACCATGGTAACGGATTTATGCAGTATCGGAACTTTATTTGCATTTGTATTGGTTTGTGCCGGAGTTTTGGTATTGCAAAATAAGCCGGAGATCCCAAGAGGAAAGTTTAAAACGCCTTACATCAATTCAAAATATATAATGCCTGCTTTGTTAATTATAGGGTTGGTTTTTGCCTTTGGTTACAATAAAAAGGCTACGATGAGTTTTATTACCAATGAGACCCAGGTGAATAGCCCGGCAGATATTATTACGTCATTGGATAAAACCGATTCTGAAAAAGTTTTCAATTATTTAAAAAGTATCGACGTTCAGAATAAAACTTCAGAAACATCCGATTTAGAGCATTTATTAAGCCAGTATCAGGATGATGAAGCAAAGTATGTTGAGGTTGTAAAAGGTTTACCAATTAAAGACACTGCAAAATTTGAAAGCGGATTGAGTTTATTCAAGCATAAAATTCCAATGTGGATCTTCTTATTGGTATTGGTTGGTTTAACGGTTTGGGCTTTCAAACAGAATTTATCCTTAATTCCGCTTCTAGGCTTAATCTGTTGTTTGTATATGATGGCCGAATTAAGTGTTTGGAATTGGATTTATTTCACAGTTTGGTTGCTTATCGGTCTTTGTATCTATTTTGGCTTCAGCCGAAAAAACAGTAAGCTAAACGCGGAGAGTGTTATAAGTTAAACATTATAAGAGTTCCATCGGAACGAAATATATTGTAGGGATGGATTTTAATCCGTCCCCATTGGACAACAAAATGTGTTGCAGAGATGGATTTTAATTCGTGCTCTATTGAAACGAAATGAATTGAGGATTGATTTTAATCCGTCCATTGAAATATAAAAAAAATAATAGATGATAAGCCGTTCTGAGAATCTTAGAACGGCTTATTTTTTTGTTGTCGCGAATTGCTCGAGTTTTCGGCAATTAAAACCTAATGAATTTACAGTAAAGAAAATCGGTGTGATCTGCCACACGAGTGATAGCAAACTGGCGAGGCAAATCTGCAGGCAAAAAAAATAAACATTTCGAACAGGAATAAAAAAATCCGCCAAAAGAAAAACCTTCAGCGGATTTAAACAAACTAAAAAAAAATCGTGCAAATTTATTTATAAAGAATTGTTTTATTTTGCAAGATGCCAAGCTCTGTCATACAGGCTTTCATCATTTTGTAGGTACGTTCAATGTCATTGTCCAGACCGATAGAGAAACGGATTAAACCATCCGTCAGTCCCATTTCGGCTTGTTCTTCTAACGGAATTTCACTTGAAGTTGAAGTCCCCGGTGCGCTGAATAATGTTTTATAAAACCCTAAACTCACCGCCAGATAACCTAAATTTCGGGTTTGCATCAATTCCATTAACTCGTTGGCTTTTTCCAGCGAACCCACATCTATGGTGAGCATTCCTCCAAAACCATATTCCGGATTAATCATTGTTTTGTACAATTCATGACTTGGATGGCTTTTTAATCCCGGATAAACCGTTTTTAAACCGTCTTTCTCAAATTTGTCGGCCAGAACGTGCGCATTATGACTGTGCTGCTTGATACGAATATGAAGCGTACGAAGGTTTTTCATCACAGAAGCGGAACGCAGACTGTCCATTGTAGGACCTAATAACATACTGGCGCCTGAATTTACATTTTTCAGCGAATTGATAAACTCTTTCGAAGCACAGGTTACACCACCAACAGTATCACTGCTTCCGTTTATATATTTGGTTAAACTGTGAATCACAATGTCTGCTCCTAATTTTGCAGGAGAAACCGATAAAGGTGAAAACGTATTGTCTACCACCAATTTTAGATTATGTTTTTTGGCAATTTTAGCCAGGCCGGCGATATCAGCTACTTCTAGCAATGGATTGCTAACGGTTTCACAGTATAGAACCTTGGTTTTAGAGGTGATCGCAGCTTCTACAATGTCAAGTTTGGTAATGTCCACAAAGCTCGTTTCGATTCCAAAGCGAGGAATGAAATTCTTTAGGAAGGCATACGTTCCGCCATAAATCGTTCTACTTGAAACAATATGATCACCCGCACTACAAAGTTGTAAAAGAGTAGGAGTGATAGCCCCCATTCCGGAAGCCGAAACATTGGCGGTTTCTGTTCCTTCCATCGCTGCGAGTGCCTGATCCAAATACAAGTTGCTTGGAGAAGAATGACGCGAATAGAGATAACAGCCCTCCATATTTCCTTCAAAAGTATCGAACATGGTTTTGGCTGAAAGAAAAGTATAAGTAGAAGAATCGGAAATCGATGGATTTACACCGCCAAATTCACCAAAGTATTGCAAATCCTGAATTTTGTCTGCCGGGTTAAAGTGGTTCATGGTTGGAAGTTTATAGTTTGTGGTTGGTAGTTTTTTGAGACTGCTATTTTGATTTTTACTTCTAATAAGAACCTCGTATATTCTTTTTTGAAAGAAATCTTTTTCAAAATAAGAGCTAATTGGAAAATTAATCAATCACGAAATGAATAATTAGATTTTAAAACTACAAAAATGTATTTATCCTGATTTTTAATCTACATTTGATGAATATAAGATCAGTTAGTAGATTTTCTTTCATTTTACAGCAACAATAAACTACCAACCACAAACTATAAACTGCAGCCATGACTTTAGATGCCACAGATAAAAAACTCCTGGTTTTATTACAAACCGACAGTAAAAAAACAAATAAAGAATTATCCTTAAAACTCAATCTCTCTGTGACGGCGGTTTATGAGAGAATTAAAAAACTAGAGCGTGAAGGCATCATAAAAAACTACGTCGCTCTGGTGAA
This window encodes:
- a CDS encoding aminotransferase class I/II-fold pyridoxal phosphate-dependent enzyme → MNHFNPADKIQDLQYFGEFGGVNPSISDSSTYTFLSAKTMFDTFEGNMEGCYLYSRHSSPSNLYLDQALAAMEGTETANVSASGMGAITPTLLQLCSAGDHIVSSRTIYGGTYAFLKNFIPRFGIETSFVDITKLDIVEAAITSKTKVLYCETVSNPLLEVADIAGLAKIAKKHNLKLVVDNTFSPLSVSPAKLGADIVIHSLTKYINGSSDTVGGVTCASKEFINSLKNVNSGASMLLGPTMDSLRSASVMKNLRTLHIRIKQHSHNAHVLADKFEKDGLKTVYPGLKSHPSHELYKTMINPEYGFGGMLTIDVGSLEKANELMELMQTRNLGYLAVSLGFYKTLFSAPGTSTSSEIPLEEQAEMGLTDGLIRFSIGLDNDIERTYKMMKACMTELGILQNKTILYK
- a CDS encoding amino acid permease, whose amino-acid sequence is MALSGLFRKKTVQDILKQVAKNDADGHNALGKHLTAKDLTAFGIAAIVGAGIFSTIGKASADGGPAVIFLFLFTAVACSFAAFAYAEFASMVPVSGSAYTYSYVAFGEIIAWVIGWALIMEYSVGNITVAISWSDYFTGLLASGGIHLPQWVQMDYLTASNGFNNATALMHSGKAFENLEPALQSAYTAWTTSPVLFGSFHFVADLPALLIIILITALIYRGMKESRNASNIMVVVKLCIVLLVIAVGIFYVDTANWDPFAPNGVSGVLKGVSAVFFAYIGFDAISTTAEECKNPQRDLPRGMMWAIIICTLLYIAIALVLTGMVRYNELNVGDPLAFVFEKLDLKWMSGIIAVSAVVAMASVLLVFQMGQPRIWMSMSRDGLLPKRFSRVHPKFKTPSYATIVTGFVVAVPALFLNLTMVTDLCSIGTLFAFVLVCAGVLVLQNKPEIPRGKFKTPYINSKYIMPALLIIGLVFAFGYNKKATMSFITNETQVNSPADIITSLDKTDSEKVFNYLKSIDVQNKTSETSDLEHLLSQYQDDEAKYVEVVKGLPIKDTAKFESGLSLFKHKIPMWIFLLVLVGLTVWAFKQNLSLIPLLGLICCLYMMAELSVWNWIYFTVWLLIGLCIYFGFSRKNSKLNAESVIS